One region of Brachyhypopomus gauderio isolate BG-103 chromosome 9, BGAUD_0.2, whole genome shotgun sequence genomic DNA includes:
- the efr3bb gene encoding protein EFR3 homolog B isoform X1 — MSVKAVMPVPTAAPEAHAPRRLALDCQTLLDHRQARGVCGCCCGAFRPRYKRLVDNIFPEDPEDGLVKANMEKLTFYALSAPEKLDRIGAYLSERLCRDVARHRYGYVCIAMEALDQLLMACHCQSINLFVESFLKMVRKLLEADKPNLQILGTNSFVKFANIEEDTPSYHRSYDFFVSRFSEMCHSNYEDPDIRTRIRMAGIKGLQGVVRKTVNDELQANIWDPQHMDKIVPSLLFNLQSGEGTESRSPSPLQASEKEKESPAELTERCFRELLGRAAYGNIKNAVTPVLMHLDNHSLWEGKTFAVRCFKIIMYSIQSQHSHLVIQQLLGHLDANSKTSATVRAGIVEVLLEAAAIAASGSVGPTVLEVFNTLLRHLKLSVDYELTGSYDCTAMGAKTIKKYEERQLQEAVIRTIGSFANTLPTYQRSEVMLFIMGKVPIPGLHPTLPPTGSGSEAYKMIQLMLLKSLRQVTCGFQSTNMLTAMPTSFLDPLLSFALLEDGHIRLLVLEILVSLIDRHDNLPKFSQISIISDISVLKLKMEKCSRQDNLFMKKHAQQLYRHIYLSCKDQSSVQVHYELLYSLLALVSMELANEEVVVDLIRLSLALQDLALASEETLPVYNRCAVHALTAAYLNLICQLTTVPTFCQHVHEVIEMRQKESPFLLPEDVFVEDPKVPEILERPGGDVLFQQVKITEVLGGSGYNAERLAIPYTPQFTDEDRLSKRKSVGETISLQVEVESRNSPEKEERTPAEEITFEALKNAIVDSVGLEEQERERRRQVVEKFQKAPFEEIAAHCGARATMLQNKLSQIFEITIRPPPSPSGTITAGYGQTQSRSVPVYEMKFPDLCVY; from the exons GAGTGTGCGGTTGTTGCTGTGGGGCTTTCCGGCCCCGTTACAAAAGGCTTGTGGACAACATTTTCCCAGAAGACCCAGAG gacggCTTGGTGAAAGCCAACATGGAGAAGCTGACATTCTACGCTCTGTCGGCCCCTGAGAAGCTGGACCGAATAGGCGCCTACCTGTCGGAGAGGCTCTGTCGTGACGTGGCCAGACACAGATACGG TTATGTGTGCATTGCtatggaggccctggatcagctGCTGATGGCATGTCACTGTCAGAGCATTAACCTGTTTGTGGAGAGCTTCCTGAAGATGGTGCGGAAGCTCCTGGAAGCTGACAAGCCCAACCTGCAGATACTGGGGACCAACTCC TTTGTGAAGTTTGCCAACATCGAGGAGGACACTCCCTCGTACCACCGGAGTTATGATTTCTTTGTGTCCCGCTTCAGCGAGATGTGCCACTCCAACTACGAGGATCCAGACATCCGCACCAG GATCCGTATGGCTGGAATTAAAGGGCTCCAGGGAGTGGTGAGGAAGACGGTCAATGACGAACTGCAGGCGAATATCTGGGACCCTCAGCACATGGACAAGATTGTCCCCTCTCTTCTTTTCAACCTGCAGTCTGGTGAAGGCACAGAGAG tcGCTCCCCCTCTCCGCTGCAGGccagtgagaaggagaaggagagccCAGCTGAACTGACCGAGCGCTGTTTCCGTGAACTCCTGGGCCGTGCTGCCTACGGCAACATCAAGAACGCAGTCACGCCCGTCCTCAT GCACCTGGATAATCACTCTCTGTGGGAGGGGAAGACGTTTGCGGTGCGCTGCTTTAAGATCATCATGTACTCCATTCAG tccCAGCACTCTCACCTGGTTATCCAGCAGCTCCTGGGTCACCTGGATGCTAACAGCAAGACCTCCGCCACGGTGCGTGCTGGGATAGTGGAGGTCCTTCTGGAAGCCGCTGCCATCGCGGCCAGCGGCTCTGTTG GCCCCACAGTGCTGGAGGTGTTCAACACTTTGCTCAGACACCTAAAGCTCAGTGTGGACTATGAGCTCACTGGCTCTTATGACTGCACTGCCATGGGTGCCAAGACCATCAAAAAGTACGAAGAGCGTCAGCTCCAGGAGGCCGTCATCCGGaccatag GTTCCTTTGCCAACACTTTGCCTACGTACCAACGCTCTGAGGTGATGCTCTTCATCATGGGGAAAGTTCCAATTCCAGGCTTGCACCCAACACTGCCACCCACAGGTTCTGG GTCAGAGGCCTACAAGATGATCCAGCTCATGCTGCTGAAGTCTCTGAGACAG GTGACGTGCGGCTTCCAGAGCACGAACATGCTGACGGCCATGCCCACCTCCTTCCTGGACCCGCTGCTCTCCTTCGCCCTGCTGGAGGACGGCCACATCCGTCTGCTCGTCCTCGAGATCCTCGTCAGCCTCATCGACCGCCACGACAACCTCCCCAAGTTCTCCCAAATCAG CATCATCTCGGACATCTCTGTACTCAAATTAAAAATGGAGAAATGCTCCCGTCAGGACAACCTCTTTATGAAGAAG catgCTCAGCAGCTGTACAGGCACATCTACCTGTCGTGTAAGGACCAGAGCAGCGTGCAGGTGCACTACGAGCTGCTCTACTCGCTCCTGGCCCTGGTCAGCATGGAGCTGGCCAACGAGGAGGTCGTGGTGGACCTCATCCGCCTGTCCCTGGCCCTGCAG GATCTGGCTCTAGCCAGCGAGGAAACGTTGCCCGTGTACAACCGTTGTGCCGTTCACGCCCTAACTGCAGCCTACCTCAACCTCATCTGCCAGCTCACCACCGTGCCCACCTTCTGCCAGCACGTCCACGAG gtGATCGAGATGAGGCAGAAGGAGTCTCCGTTTCTTTTGCCCGAGGATGTCTTCGTTGAGGATCCTAA GGTCCCTGAGATACTGGAGAGGCCAGGAGGGGATGTGCTGTTCCAGCAGGTGAAGATCACAGAGGTCCTGGGAGGCAGTGGCTATAATGCAGAGAGGCTGGCCATACCTTACACACCCCAGTTTACAG ACGAAGACCGCCTGTCGAAGAGGAAGAGTGTTGGAGAAACGATCTCCCTGCAGGTGGAAGTAGAGTCCAGAAACAGCCCAGAGAAAGAGGAG AGAACACCAGCTGAGGAAATTACTTTTGAAGCCCTGAAGAATGCCATAG TGGACAGTGTGGGgctggaggagcaggagagagagcggAGGAGACAGGTGGTGGAGAAGTTCCAAAAAGCTCCATTTGAGGAGATCGCTGCCCACTGTGGTGCCAGG gCTACAATGCTTCAGAACAAACTCAGTCAAATCTTCGAAATCACAATCAG ACCCCCTCCCAGCCCATCTGGGACCATCACAGCAGGCTACGGCCAAACCCAGAGCCGCTCCGTTCCTGTCTATGAGATGAAGTTCCCAGACCTGTGTGTATATTAG
- the efr3bb gene encoding protein EFR3 homolog B isoform X2 yields MSGVCGCCCGAFRPRYKRLVDNIFPEDPEDGLVKANMEKLTFYALSAPEKLDRIGAYLSERLCRDVARHRYGYVCIAMEALDQLLMACHCQSINLFVESFLKMVRKLLEADKPNLQILGTNSFVKFANIEEDTPSYHRSYDFFVSRFSEMCHSNYEDPDIRTRIRMAGIKGLQGVVRKTVNDELQANIWDPQHMDKIVPSLLFNLQSGEGTESRSPSPLQASEKEKESPAELTERCFRELLGRAAYGNIKNAVTPVLMHLDNHSLWEGKTFAVRCFKIIMYSIQSQHSHLVIQQLLGHLDANSKTSATVRAGIVEVLLEAAAIAASGSVGPTVLEVFNTLLRHLKLSVDYELTGSYDCTAMGAKTIKKYEERQLQEAVIRTIGSFANTLPTYQRSEVMLFIMGKVPIPGLHPTLPPTGSGSEAYKMIQLMLLKSLRQVTCGFQSTNMLTAMPTSFLDPLLSFALLEDGHIRLLVLEILVSLIDRHDNLPKFSQISIISDISVLKLKMEKCSRQDNLFMKKHAQQLYRHIYLSCKDQSSVQVHYELLYSLLALVSMELANEEVVVDLIRLSLALQDLALASEETLPVYNRCAVHALTAAYLNLICQLTTVPTFCQHVHEVIEMRQKESPFLLPEDVFVEDPKVPEILERPGGDVLFQQVKITEVLGGSGYNAERLAIPYTPQFTDEDRLSKRKSVGETISLQVEVESRNSPEKEERTPAEEITFEALKNAIVDSVGLEEQERERRRQVVEKFQKAPFEEIAAHCGARATMLQNKLSQIFEITIRPPPSPSGTITAGYGQTQSRSVPVYEMKFPDLCVY; encoded by the exons GAGTGTGCGGTTGTTGCTGTGGGGCTTTCCGGCCCCGTTACAAAAGGCTTGTGGACAACATTTTCCCAGAAGACCCAGAG gacggCTTGGTGAAAGCCAACATGGAGAAGCTGACATTCTACGCTCTGTCGGCCCCTGAGAAGCTGGACCGAATAGGCGCCTACCTGTCGGAGAGGCTCTGTCGTGACGTGGCCAGACACAGATACGG TTATGTGTGCATTGCtatggaggccctggatcagctGCTGATGGCATGTCACTGTCAGAGCATTAACCTGTTTGTGGAGAGCTTCCTGAAGATGGTGCGGAAGCTCCTGGAAGCTGACAAGCCCAACCTGCAGATACTGGGGACCAACTCC TTTGTGAAGTTTGCCAACATCGAGGAGGACACTCCCTCGTACCACCGGAGTTATGATTTCTTTGTGTCCCGCTTCAGCGAGATGTGCCACTCCAACTACGAGGATCCAGACATCCGCACCAG GATCCGTATGGCTGGAATTAAAGGGCTCCAGGGAGTGGTGAGGAAGACGGTCAATGACGAACTGCAGGCGAATATCTGGGACCCTCAGCACATGGACAAGATTGTCCCCTCTCTTCTTTTCAACCTGCAGTCTGGTGAAGGCACAGAGAG tcGCTCCCCCTCTCCGCTGCAGGccagtgagaaggagaaggagagccCAGCTGAACTGACCGAGCGCTGTTTCCGTGAACTCCTGGGCCGTGCTGCCTACGGCAACATCAAGAACGCAGTCACGCCCGTCCTCAT GCACCTGGATAATCACTCTCTGTGGGAGGGGAAGACGTTTGCGGTGCGCTGCTTTAAGATCATCATGTACTCCATTCAG tccCAGCACTCTCACCTGGTTATCCAGCAGCTCCTGGGTCACCTGGATGCTAACAGCAAGACCTCCGCCACGGTGCGTGCTGGGATAGTGGAGGTCCTTCTGGAAGCCGCTGCCATCGCGGCCAGCGGCTCTGTTG GCCCCACAGTGCTGGAGGTGTTCAACACTTTGCTCAGACACCTAAAGCTCAGTGTGGACTATGAGCTCACTGGCTCTTATGACTGCACTGCCATGGGTGCCAAGACCATCAAAAAGTACGAAGAGCGTCAGCTCCAGGAGGCCGTCATCCGGaccatag GTTCCTTTGCCAACACTTTGCCTACGTACCAACGCTCTGAGGTGATGCTCTTCATCATGGGGAAAGTTCCAATTCCAGGCTTGCACCCAACACTGCCACCCACAGGTTCTGG GTCAGAGGCCTACAAGATGATCCAGCTCATGCTGCTGAAGTCTCTGAGACAG GTGACGTGCGGCTTCCAGAGCACGAACATGCTGACGGCCATGCCCACCTCCTTCCTGGACCCGCTGCTCTCCTTCGCCCTGCTGGAGGACGGCCACATCCGTCTGCTCGTCCTCGAGATCCTCGTCAGCCTCATCGACCGCCACGACAACCTCCCCAAGTTCTCCCAAATCAG CATCATCTCGGACATCTCTGTACTCAAATTAAAAATGGAGAAATGCTCCCGTCAGGACAACCTCTTTATGAAGAAG catgCTCAGCAGCTGTACAGGCACATCTACCTGTCGTGTAAGGACCAGAGCAGCGTGCAGGTGCACTACGAGCTGCTCTACTCGCTCCTGGCCCTGGTCAGCATGGAGCTGGCCAACGAGGAGGTCGTGGTGGACCTCATCCGCCTGTCCCTGGCCCTGCAG GATCTGGCTCTAGCCAGCGAGGAAACGTTGCCCGTGTACAACCGTTGTGCCGTTCACGCCCTAACTGCAGCCTACCTCAACCTCATCTGCCAGCTCACCACCGTGCCCACCTTCTGCCAGCACGTCCACGAG gtGATCGAGATGAGGCAGAAGGAGTCTCCGTTTCTTTTGCCCGAGGATGTCTTCGTTGAGGATCCTAA GGTCCCTGAGATACTGGAGAGGCCAGGAGGGGATGTGCTGTTCCAGCAGGTGAAGATCACAGAGGTCCTGGGAGGCAGTGGCTATAATGCAGAGAGGCTGGCCATACCTTACACACCCCAGTTTACAG ACGAAGACCGCCTGTCGAAGAGGAAGAGTGTTGGAGAAACGATCTCCCTGCAGGTGGAAGTAGAGTCCAGAAACAGCCCAGAGAAAGAGGAG AGAACACCAGCTGAGGAAATTACTTTTGAAGCCCTGAAGAATGCCATAG TGGACAGTGTGGGgctggaggagcaggagagagagcggAGGAGACAGGTGGTGGAGAAGTTCCAAAAAGCTCCATTTGAGGAGATCGCTGCCCACTGTGGTGCCAGG gCTACAATGCTTCAGAACAAACTCAGTCAAATCTTCGAAATCACAATCAG ACCCCCTCCCAGCCCATCTGGGACCATCACAGCAGGCTACGGCCAAACCCAGAGCCGCTCCGTTCCTGTCTATGAGATGAAGTTCCCAGACCTGTGTGTATATTAG
- the efr3bb gene encoding protein EFR3 homolog B isoform X3: MYGVCGCCCGAFRPRYKRLVDNIFPEDPEDGLVKANMEKLTFYALSAPEKLDRIGAYLSERLCRDVARHRYGYVCIAMEALDQLLMACHCQSINLFVESFLKMVRKLLEADKPNLQILGTNSFVKFANIEEDTPSYHRSYDFFVSRFSEMCHSNYEDPDIRTRIRMAGIKGLQGVVRKTVNDELQANIWDPQHMDKIVPSLLFNLQSGEGTESRSPSPLQASEKEKESPAELTERCFRELLGRAAYGNIKNAVTPVLMHLDNHSLWEGKTFAVRCFKIIMYSIQSQHSHLVIQQLLGHLDANSKTSATVRAGIVEVLLEAAAIAASGSVGPTVLEVFNTLLRHLKLSVDYELTGSYDCTAMGAKTIKKYEERQLQEAVIRTIGSFANTLPTYQRSEVMLFIMGKVPIPGLHPTLPPTGSGSEAYKMIQLMLLKSLRQVTCGFQSTNMLTAMPTSFLDPLLSFALLEDGHIRLLVLEILVSLIDRHDNLPKFSQISIISDISVLKLKMEKCSRQDNLFMKKHAQQLYRHIYLSCKDQSSVQVHYELLYSLLALVSMELANEEVVVDLIRLSLALQDLALASEETLPVYNRCAVHALTAAYLNLICQLTTVPTFCQHVHEVIEMRQKESPFLLPEDVFVEDPKVPEILERPGGDVLFQQVKITEVLGGSGYNAERLAIPYTPQFTDEDRLSKRKSVGETISLQVEVESRNSPEKEERTPAEEITFEALKNAIVDSVGLEEQERERRRQVVEKFQKAPFEEIAAHCGARATMLQNKLSQIFEITIRPPPSPSGTITAGYGQTQSRSVPVYEMKFPDLCVY; encoded by the exons GAGTGTGCGGTTGTTGCTGTGGGGCTTTCCGGCCCCGTTACAAAAGGCTTGTGGACAACATTTTCCCAGAAGACCCAGAG gacggCTTGGTGAAAGCCAACATGGAGAAGCTGACATTCTACGCTCTGTCGGCCCCTGAGAAGCTGGACCGAATAGGCGCCTACCTGTCGGAGAGGCTCTGTCGTGACGTGGCCAGACACAGATACGG TTATGTGTGCATTGCtatggaggccctggatcagctGCTGATGGCATGTCACTGTCAGAGCATTAACCTGTTTGTGGAGAGCTTCCTGAAGATGGTGCGGAAGCTCCTGGAAGCTGACAAGCCCAACCTGCAGATACTGGGGACCAACTCC TTTGTGAAGTTTGCCAACATCGAGGAGGACACTCCCTCGTACCACCGGAGTTATGATTTCTTTGTGTCCCGCTTCAGCGAGATGTGCCACTCCAACTACGAGGATCCAGACATCCGCACCAG GATCCGTATGGCTGGAATTAAAGGGCTCCAGGGAGTGGTGAGGAAGACGGTCAATGACGAACTGCAGGCGAATATCTGGGACCCTCAGCACATGGACAAGATTGTCCCCTCTCTTCTTTTCAACCTGCAGTCTGGTGAAGGCACAGAGAG tcGCTCCCCCTCTCCGCTGCAGGccagtgagaaggagaaggagagccCAGCTGAACTGACCGAGCGCTGTTTCCGTGAACTCCTGGGCCGTGCTGCCTACGGCAACATCAAGAACGCAGTCACGCCCGTCCTCAT GCACCTGGATAATCACTCTCTGTGGGAGGGGAAGACGTTTGCGGTGCGCTGCTTTAAGATCATCATGTACTCCATTCAG tccCAGCACTCTCACCTGGTTATCCAGCAGCTCCTGGGTCACCTGGATGCTAACAGCAAGACCTCCGCCACGGTGCGTGCTGGGATAGTGGAGGTCCTTCTGGAAGCCGCTGCCATCGCGGCCAGCGGCTCTGTTG GCCCCACAGTGCTGGAGGTGTTCAACACTTTGCTCAGACACCTAAAGCTCAGTGTGGACTATGAGCTCACTGGCTCTTATGACTGCACTGCCATGGGTGCCAAGACCATCAAAAAGTACGAAGAGCGTCAGCTCCAGGAGGCCGTCATCCGGaccatag GTTCCTTTGCCAACACTTTGCCTACGTACCAACGCTCTGAGGTGATGCTCTTCATCATGGGGAAAGTTCCAATTCCAGGCTTGCACCCAACACTGCCACCCACAGGTTCTGG GTCAGAGGCCTACAAGATGATCCAGCTCATGCTGCTGAAGTCTCTGAGACAG GTGACGTGCGGCTTCCAGAGCACGAACATGCTGACGGCCATGCCCACCTCCTTCCTGGACCCGCTGCTCTCCTTCGCCCTGCTGGAGGACGGCCACATCCGTCTGCTCGTCCTCGAGATCCTCGTCAGCCTCATCGACCGCCACGACAACCTCCCCAAGTTCTCCCAAATCAG CATCATCTCGGACATCTCTGTACTCAAATTAAAAATGGAGAAATGCTCCCGTCAGGACAACCTCTTTATGAAGAAG catgCTCAGCAGCTGTACAGGCACATCTACCTGTCGTGTAAGGACCAGAGCAGCGTGCAGGTGCACTACGAGCTGCTCTACTCGCTCCTGGCCCTGGTCAGCATGGAGCTGGCCAACGAGGAGGTCGTGGTGGACCTCATCCGCCTGTCCCTGGCCCTGCAG GATCTGGCTCTAGCCAGCGAGGAAACGTTGCCCGTGTACAACCGTTGTGCCGTTCACGCCCTAACTGCAGCCTACCTCAACCTCATCTGCCAGCTCACCACCGTGCCCACCTTCTGCCAGCACGTCCACGAG gtGATCGAGATGAGGCAGAAGGAGTCTCCGTTTCTTTTGCCCGAGGATGTCTTCGTTGAGGATCCTAA GGTCCCTGAGATACTGGAGAGGCCAGGAGGGGATGTGCTGTTCCAGCAGGTGAAGATCACAGAGGTCCTGGGAGGCAGTGGCTATAATGCAGAGAGGCTGGCCATACCTTACACACCCCAGTTTACAG ACGAAGACCGCCTGTCGAAGAGGAAGAGTGTTGGAGAAACGATCTCCCTGCAGGTGGAAGTAGAGTCCAGAAACAGCCCAGAGAAAGAGGAG AGAACACCAGCTGAGGAAATTACTTTTGAAGCCCTGAAGAATGCCATAG TGGACAGTGTGGGgctggaggagcaggagagagagcggAGGAGACAGGTGGTGGAGAAGTTCCAAAAAGCTCCATTTGAGGAGATCGCTGCCCACTGTGGTGCCAGG gCTACAATGCTTCAGAACAAACTCAGTCAAATCTTCGAAATCACAATCAG ACCCCCTCCCAGCCCATCTGGGACCATCACAGCAGGCTACGGCCAAACCCAGAGCCGCTCCGTTCCTGTCTATGAGATGAAGTTCCCAGACCTGTGTGTATATTAG
- the efr3bb gene encoding protein EFR3 homolog B isoform X4 — translation MEKLTFYALSAPEKLDRIGAYLSERLCRDVARHRYGYVCIAMEALDQLLMACHCQSINLFVESFLKMVRKLLEADKPNLQILGTNSFVKFANIEEDTPSYHRSYDFFVSRFSEMCHSNYEDPDIRTRIRMAGIKGLQGVVRKTVNDELQANIWDPQHMDKIVPSLLFNLQSGEGTESRSPSPLQASEKEKESPAELTERCFRELLGRAAYGNIKNAVTPVLMHLDNHSLWEGKTFAVRCFKIIMYSIQSQHSHLVIQQLLGHLDANSKTSATVRAGIVEVLLEAAAIAASGSVGPTVLEVFNTLLRHLKLSVDYELTGSYDCTAMGAKTIKKYEERQLQEAVIRTIGSFANTLPTYQRSEVMLFIMGKVPIPGLHPTLPPTGSGSEAYKMIQLMLLKSLRQVTCGFQSTNMLTAMPTSFLDPLLSFALLEDGHIRLLVLEILVSLIDRHDNLPKFSQISIISDISVLKLKMEKCSRQDNLFMKKHAQQLYRHIYLSCKDQSSVQVHYELLYSLLALVSMELANEEVVVDLIRLSLALQDLALASEETLPVYNRCAVHALTAAYLNLICQLTTVPTFCQHVHEVIEMRQKESPFLLPEDVFVEDPKVPEILERPGGDVLFQQVKITEVLGGSGYNAERLAIPYTPQFTDEDRLSKRKSVGETISLQVEVESRNSPEKEERTPAEEITFEALKNAIVDSVGLEEQERERRRQVVEKFQKAPFEEIAAHCGARATMLQNKLSQIFEITIRPPPSPSGTITAGYGQTQSRSVPVYEMKFPDLCVY, via the exons ATGGAGAAGCTGACATTCTACGCTCTGTCGGCCCCTGAGAAGCTGGACCGAATAGGCGCCTACCTGTCGGAGAGGCTCTGTCGTGACGTGGCCAGACACAGATACGG TTATGTGTGCATTGCtatggaggccctggatcagctGCTGATGGCATGTCACTGTCAGAGCATTAACCTGTTTGTGGAGAGCTTCCTGAAGATGGTGCGGAAGCTCCTGGAAGCTGACAAGCCCAACCTGCAGATACTGGGGACCAACTCC TTTGTGAAGTTTGCCAACATCGAGGAGGACACTCCCTCGTACCACCGGAGTTATGATTTCTTTGTGTCCCGCTTCAGCGAGATGTGCCACTCCAACTACGAGGATCCAGACATCCGCACCAG GATCCGTATGGCTGGAATTAAAGGGCTCCAGGGAGTGGTGAGGAAGACGGTCAATGACGAACTGCAGGCGAATATCTGGGACCCTCAGCACATGGACAAGATTGTCCCCTCTCTTCTTTTCAACCTGCAGTCTGGTGAAGGCACAGAGAG tcGCTCCCCCTCTCCGCTGCAGGccagtgagaaggagaaggagagccCAGCTGAACTGACCGAGCGCTGTTTCCGTGAACTCCTGGGCCGTGCTGCCTACGGCAACATCAAGAACGCAGTCACGCCCGTCCTCAT GCACCTGGATAATCACTCTCTGTGGGAGGGGAAGACGTTTGCGGTGCGCTGCTTTAAGATCATCATGTACTCCATTCAG tccCAGCACTCTCACCTGGTTATCCAGCAGCTCCTGGGTCACCTGGATGCTAACAGCAAGACCTCCGCCACGGTGCGTGCTGGGATAGTGGAGGTCCTTCTGGAAGCCGCTGCCATCGCGGCCAGCGGCTCTGTTG GCCCCACAGTGCTGGAGGTGTTCAACACTTTGCTCAGACACCTAAAGCTCAGTGTGGACTATGAGCTCACTGGCTCTTATGACTGCACTGCCATGGGTGCCAAGACCATCAAAAAGTACGAAGAGCGTCAGCTCCAGGAGGCCGTCATCCGGaccatag GTTCCTTTGCCAACACTTTGCCTACGTACCAACGCTCTGAGGTGATGCTCTTCATCATGGGGAAAGTTCCAATTCCAGGCTTGCACCCAACACTGCCACCCACAGGTTCTGG GTCAGAGGCCTACAAGATGATCCAGCTCATGCTGCTGAAGTCTCTGAGACAG GTGACGTGCGGCTTCCAGAGCACGAACATGCTGACGGCCATGCCCACCTCCTTCCTGGACCCGCTGCTCTCCTTCGCCCTGCTGGAGGACGGCCACATCCGTCTGCTCGTCCTCGAGATCCTCGTCAGCCTCATCGACCGCCACGACAACCTCCCCAAGTTCTCCCAAATCAG CATCATCTCGGACATCTCTGTACTCAAATTAAAAATGGAGAAATGCTCCCGTCAGGACAACCTCTTTATGAAGAAG catgCTCAGCAGCTGTACAGGCACATCTACCTGTCGTGTAAGGACCAGAGCAGCGTGCAGGTGCACTACGAGCTGCTCTACTCGCTCCTGGCCCTGGTCAGCATGGAGCTGGCCAACGAGGAGGTCGTGGTGGACCTCATCCGCCTGTCCCTGGCCCTGCAG GATCTGGCTCTAGCCAGCGAGGAAACGTTGCCCGTGTACAACCGTTGTGCCGTTCACGCCCTAACTGCAGCCTACCTCAACCTCATCTGCCAGCTCACCACCGTGCCCACCTTCTGCCAGCACGTCCACGAG gtGATCGAGATGAGGCAGAAGGAGTCTCCGTTTCTTTTGCCCGAGGATGTCTTCGTTGAGGATCCTAA GGTCCCTGAGATACTGGAGAGGCCAGGAGGGGATGTGCTGTTCCAGCAGGTGAAGATCACAGAGGTCCTGGGAGGCAGTGGCTATAATGCAGAGAGGCTGGCCATACCTTACACACCCCAGTTTACAG ACGAAGACCGCCTGTCGAAGAGGAAGAGTGTTGGAGAAACGATCTCCCTGCAGGTGGAAGTAGAGTCCAGAAACAGCCCAGAGAAAGAGGAG AGAACACCAGCTGAGGAAATTACTTTTGAAGCCCTGAAGAATGCCATAG TGGACAGTGTGGGgctggaggagcaggagagagagcggAGGAGACAGGTGGTGGAGAAGTTCCAAAAAGCTCCATTTGAGGAGATCGCTGCCCACTGTGGTGCCAGG gCTACAATGCTTCAGAACAAACTCAGTCAAATCTTCGAAATCACAATCAG ACCCCCTCCCAGCCCATCTGGGACCATCACAGCAGGCTACGGCCAAACCCAGAGCCGCTCCGTTCCTGTCTATGAGATGAAGTTCCCAGACCTGTGTGTATATTAG
- the pomcb gene encoding proopiomelanocortin b, with product MLSLSWLVAAVVLCACGSAAEGHCWDITDCMGLGSQEKIMECVWKCRSKQPDTDAESVLQSQQSSEEDEEEERLGLGVLLSALSPDDAPLVPGTSIRLLRSEDRRPYIMEHFRWGKPTGRKRRPIKVHAGDSLEEEEPEERSLEAAVPRQSRRELDGLQGYSQAQKKNTKSAEKYRMTHFRWSAPPATKRYGGFMNGWSEQSHKPLLTLFRNVIIKDGR from the exons ATGCTGTCTCTTTCTTGGCTGGTGGCAGCAGTCgtcctgtgtgcgtgtggatCGGCAGCGGAAGGGCATTGCTGGGATATTACAGACTGCATGGGTCTTGGCTCTCAAGAGAAAATAATG GAGTGTGTCTGGAAGTGCAGGTCTAAGCAGCCAGACACTGATGCCGAGAGTGTCCTGCAAAGCCAGCAGAGCAGcgaggaagacgaggaggaaGAGCGCTTAGGCTTGGGCGTGCTGCTGTCGGCCCTGTCTCCCGACGATGCCCCTCTCGTCCCAGGGACGAGTATACGGCTCCTCCGCAGCGAAGACAGGCGCCCCTACATCATGGAGCACTTCCGCTGGGGCAAACCCACGGGCCGCAAGCGCCGGCCCATCAAGGTCCACGCCGGAGACtccctggaggaggaggagcccgAGGAGCGGTCTCTGGAGGCGGCCGTACCTCGGCAGAGCCGACGTGAACTAGACGGCCTCCAGGGGTACAGCCAGGCGCAAAAGAAGAACACGAAAAGCGCCGAGAAGTATCGCATGACCCACTTCCGCTGGAGCGCCCCCCCCGCGACCAAGCGCTACGGCGGCTTCATGAACGGCTGGTCGGAGCAGTCCCACAAGCCCCTGCTCACGCTGTTCCGCAACGTCATCATTAAGGATGGACGATAA